A genomic segment from Streptomyces sp. NBC_00459 encodes:
- a CDS encoding response regulator transcription factor, with protein MTTVLVVDDQFLIRAGLVGLLQAAPGIEVVGEASDGAEGVKLAAQTAPEVILMDVRMPGMNGIEATERILAGAGDPPPRILMLTTFDLDEYVYGALRAGACGFLLKDSGPERLLAAVTAVAGGDALFAPSVTRRLVEAYARQTACEQPPDLEALTARELEVLKLIARGLSNLEIADRLYISEATVKTHLNRTMTKLDLDSRAQAVVVAYESGLVTPGGQMS; from the coding sequence ATGACCACAGTGCTCGTCGTGGACGACCAGTTCCTCATCCGGGCGGGCCTGGTAGGGCTGCTACAGGCCGCACCCGGCATCGAGGTGGTCGGCGAGGCGAGCGACGGCGCGGAGGGTGTGAAGCTGGCCGCCCAGACCGCTCCCGAGGTGATCCTGATGGATGTCCGGATGCCGGGCATGAACGGCATCGAGGCTACCGAACGCATCCTCGCCGGAGCTGGCGACCCCCCGCCCCGGATCCTGATGCTGACCACCTTCGACCTCGACGAGTACGTGTACGGGGCACTGCGTGCCGGAGCCTGCGGGTTCCTGCTCAAGGACTCCGGCCCGGAACGGCTGCTCGCCGCCGTGACCGCCGTCGCCGGAGGTGACGCGCTCTTCGCGCCCAGCGTCACCCGCCGCCTGGTGGAGGCGTACGCCCGGCAGACCGCCTGCGAACAGCCCCCCGATCTGGAGGCGTTGACCGCCCGCGAGCTGGAGGTTCTGAAACTGATCGCACGCGGGCTGTCCAACCTGGAGATAGCCGACCGCCTCTACATCAGCGAGGCGACCGTCAAGACCCATCTCAACCGCACGATGACCAAGCTGGACCTGGACAGCCGGGCGCAGGCCGTGGTGGTGGCGTACGAATCAGGACTGGTGACTCCGGGCGGACAGATGAGCTAG